From the genome of Papaver somniferum cultivar HN1 chromosome 2, ASM357369v1, whole genome shotgun sequence, one region includes:
- the LOC113348782 gene encoding serine/threonine-protein kinase-like protein ACR4 has protein sequence MGGGSVGYDIVMVFLSIILFTLSIILLIILVCRKKSVESEDNLPVKIYGRAYPFVEVDTATDGFNQRRIIGSGRLGIVYAATVSTSSVAGEEHHTIAVKRIHSRLVLNNAGFGFSSIVKSLSVACHPNVVPIIGFSEAPGERIILTEFVHMKSLDFHLQQNANDASFLDWTRRVRIAAGTARGIEYLHESMSPSIIHGCVKPSNILIDMNLTAKVCDYGLSFLAPQEMRNLIGYVDKECLVEKKGVSKENDVYGFGVVLLELLSGRSAEDGLLVDWAIPLIRDLRIIEVLDPRISVPYSDLKPVTRLAKLASACVSNTRKNRPSVVQVVTILNNLEMQLSLDLNIQ, from the coding sequence ATGGGTGGCGGCTCTGTGGGATATGACATCGTAATGGTGTTTCTTTCTATAATTCTCTTTACACTTAGTATCATTCTCCTCATCATTTTGGTTTGTAGAAAGAAATCGGTGGAATCCGAAGATAATCTTCCGGTGAAGATTTACGGCCGTGCGTATCCTTTCGTCGAGGTGGATACTGCAACAGATGGATTCAACCAACGTAGAATCATTGGTAGTGGTCGCCTTGGAATTGTCTATGCTGCTACTGTTAGTACTTCGTCAGTAGCAGGAGAAGAACATCATACAATTGCTGTAAAGAGAATTCATTCTCGTCTTGTACTAAATAATGCTGGTTTCGGGTTCTCTTCAATAGTTAAATCTCTCTCTGTAGCCTGCCACCCGAACGTCGTACCGATCATCGGTTTCTCAGAGGCGCCAGGAGAAAGAATTATACTCACGGAATTCGTACACATGAAGAGTTTGGATTTCCACCTTCAGCAAAACGCAAATGACGCGTCATTCCTCGACTGGACACGCCGTGTAAGGATTGCCGCTGGCACTGCACGAGGTATCGAGTATCTACACGAAAGCATGTCGCCTTCGATAATTCACGGGTGTGTTAAACCTTCAAACATCTTGATAGACATGAATTTAACTGCTAAAGTTTGTGATTATGGACTTTCTTTCTTAGCACCTCAGGAAATGAGAAATTTGATTGGGTACGTTGATAAGGAGTGCCTGGTTGAAAAGAAAGGTGTAAGTAAAGAAAATGATGTTTATGGATTTGGAGTTGTTTTGTTAGAACTTTTAAGTGGAAGAAGTGCCGAAGATGGATTACTTGTTGATTGGGCTATACCTCTGATCAGAGATttaagaattattgaagttttagATCCTAGAATTTCAGTTCCTTATTCAGATTTAAAACCTGTTACTAGATTAGCTAAACTTGCTTCAGCTTGTGTTAGTAATACTCGGAAAAATAGACCTTCAGTTGTTCAAGTTGTGACTATTTTGAACAATTTGGAGATGCAGTTGTCTTTGGATCTCAATATTCAGTAG
- the LOC113348783 gene encoding receptor-like protein kinase HSL1 produces MLLLLYFFFFFLFSSPSLILCLNQEGLYLQRVKLSLDDPDLSLANWNERDDTPCLWKGISCNSVTRSVNSVDLSSANLAGSFPIHLCRLKNLSFLSLYDNAINSSLPVDISTCQNLQHLDLGQNFFVGPIPSALADIPTLQHLDLSGNNFSGDIPTSFGNFRELEVLSLVGNLLDGTIPPVLGNISTLKQLNLSYNPFTPSQIPSEFGSLSSLEILWMTDCNLVGEIPNSFGKLSKLIDLDLAVNNVNGPIPESITELSSVVQIELYKNSLSGELPKGFAKLKTLRRFDVAMNHLQGLIPNELCELPLESLNLYENRFTGILPKSISKSPNLYELRLFNNLLTGDLPNDLGKNSPLKWIDVSENKFYGKIPASLCEHGVLEELLLIYNSFSGTIPDQLVECRSLTRVRLRNNQLSGEVPAGFWGLPKLSLLELARNSFTGGISNMISTAANLSVLLVSKNQFDGVIPEEIGLLSNLVEFSGSDNSFTGPLPKTIVNLSQLGRLDLHNNKLSGELPDRIRSWKKLNELNLADNKITGEIPAEFGSLEVLNYLDLSGNLLSGKIPIELQNLKLNQFSFSDNQLSGVLPPLYAKQSYKDSFLGNPGLCGQLAGLCSSAKDSKHKNSLWLHRTIFLLAGLVLVTGLLLFFLKYRNYKKVKKGTDKSKWTLTSFHKLGFSEYEILDCLDEDNVIGSGASGKVYKAVLSNGEAVAVKKLWGFSKKVNESGDAEKGEVPDDGFEAEVETLGKIRHKNIVRLWCCCTSKDCKLLVYEYMPNGSLGDLLHGSKGGLLDWPTRYKIAVDAAEGLSYLHHDCVPAIVHRDVKSNNILLDGEFGAKVADFGVAKFVDTLEKGAKSMSVIAGSCGYIAPEYAYTLRVNEKSDIYSFGVVILELVTGRLPLDTEFGEKDLVKWVCSTLDKKDQVDLVIDPKLDSCFKEEICKVLNLGLLCTSPLPINRPSMRRVVKFLQELSSESRPKTAKKDGKLSPYYYEDVSDHGSVV; encoded by the exons ATGCTTCTGTtactctacttcttcttcttcttccttttctcatCACCATCATTGATTCTCTGTCTAAACCAAGAAGGTCTTTACTTACAACGAGTCAAACTCAGTCTAGACGATCCAGATCTATCTCTAGCAAACTGGAACGAAAGAGATGATACACCATGTTTATGGAAAGGTATATCATGTAACTCAGTGACTCGTTCAGTCAACTCGGTTGATCTCTCTAGCGCTAATCTTGCTGGTTCTTTCCCTATTCATCTCTGTCGTCTAAAAAACCTCTCATTTCTCTCTCTATACGACAACGCCATTAACTCATCTCTACCCGTTGATATCTCCACGTGTCAAAATCTTCAACACCTTGATCTTGGTCAGAATTTCTTTGTGGGTCCCATCCCTTCCGCTCTCGCTGATATCCCAACTCTGCAACATCTTGATCTCTCCGGAAACAATTTCTCCGGCGACATCCCGACGAGTTTTGGTAACTTCCGAGAACTTGAAGTTCTTTCACTAGTCGGAAACTTACTCGATGGAACCATACCTCCAGTTTTAGGAAACATTTCAACTCTGAAACAGCTGAATCTCTCTTATAATCCGTTTACGCCGAGTCAAATCCCATCTGAATTTGGTAGTTTATCGAGTCTCGAGATTCTTTGGATGACTGATTGTAATCTTGTGGGTGAGATTCCGAACAGCTTTGGTAAACTATCAAAATTGATCGACTTGGATTTAGCCGTAAATAATGTTAACGGTCCAATTCCTGAATCAATAACCGAACTTTCCAGCGTTGTACAAATTGAGCTGTATAAGAATTCATTATCAGGTGAACTTCCCAAGGGCTTTGCGAAGCTCAAAACATTGAGAAGATTTGATGTTGCTATGAATCATTTGCAAGGTTTGATTCCAAATGAATTATGTGAGTTACCACTTGAATCACTTAATTTGTATGAAAATAGATTTACTGGTATACTTCCCAAGAGTATTTCTAAATCACCAAATCTATATGAGTTAAGATTGTTTAATAATTTACTTACTGGTGATCTACCAAATGATTTAGGAAAAAATTCACCTTTAAAATGGATTGatgtttctgagaataaattttaCGGGAAAATTCCTGCAAGTTTATGTGAACATGGTGTACTAGAAGAACTTCTTTTGATTTATAACTCATTTTCCGGTACTATACCGGATCAGCTTGTTGAATGCCGGAGTTTAACGAGAGTACGGTTGAGGAATAATCAGCTTTCCGGTGAAGTTCCAGCTGGTTTTTGGGGTTTGCCTAAGTTATCTTTGTTAGAACTTGCTAGGAATTCATTTACCGGTGGGATTTCTAATATGATTTCTACTGCAGCTAATCTTTCTGTATTACTTGTTTCCAAGAATCAGTTTGATGGAGTTATACCGGAAGAGATTGGGTTATTGAGTAACTTGGTTGAATTTTCTGGTAGTGATAATTCATTTACAGGTCCATTGCCGAAAACTATTGTGAACCTTAGTCAGCTTGGAAGACTTGATCTTCATAATAATAAGTTGTCCGGGGAGCTTCCGGATAGAATTCGGTCCTGGAAGAAGCTTAATGAGTTGAACTTAGCTGATAACAAGATTACAGGTGAGATTCCAGCTGAGTTCGGTAGCCTAGAAGTGTTAAATTATCTTGATTTGTCAGGCAATCTTTTGAGTGGGAAAATCCCAATTGAATTACAAAATTTGAAGCTAAATCAGTTCAGTTTTTCTGATAATCAACTCTCTGGGGTACTTCCACCTCTGTATGCAAAGCAGAGTTACAAAGATAGTTTTCTGGGGAATCCTGGTTTATGTGGACAATTAGCTGGTCTTTGTTCAAGTGCCAAGGATTCTAAGCATAAGAATTCGCTTTGGCTGCATCGGACCATCTTTTTACTTGCTGGTCTTGTTTTGGTTACTGGacttcttttgttcttcttgaaATACAGGAATTACAAGAAGGTGAAGAAAGGCACCGACAAGTCAAAATGGACATTGACTTCATTTCATAAATTGGGTTTCAGTGAGTATGAGATTTTAGATTGTCTTGACGAAGATAATGTGATAGGAAGTGGGGCTTCTGGGAAAGTTTACAAGGCTgtattgagtaatggagaagcCGTTGCAGTGAAGAAGCTTTGGGGATTCTCAAAGAAAGTGAATGAAAGTGGTGATGCTGAAAAGGGTGAGGTTCCAGATGATGGGTTTGAAGCAGAGGTTGAGACACTTGGGAAAATTCGGCATAAGAATATTGTGAGATTATGGTGTTGTTGTACTAGTAAGGATTGTAAATTACTTGTTTATGAGTATATGCCCAATGGAAGTTTGGGTGATTTGTTGCATGGTAGTAAAGGAGGTTTATTGGATTGGCCAACGAGGTATAAAATAGCAGTTGACGCAGCAGAAGGGTTATCATATCTGCATCATGATTGTGTTCCAGCGATTGTTCATCGGGATGTTAAGTCGAATAATATCTTGTTGGATGGAGAATTTGGAGCAAAAGTTGCAGATTTCGGTGTTGCCAAGTTCGTTGACACTCTTGAAAAGGGGGCTAAGTCCATGTCTGTCATTGCTGGTTCATGTGGTTACATAGCTCCAG AATACGCGTACACTCTTAGAGTTAACGAGAAGAGTGATATATACAGCTTTGGCGTGGTAATTCTAGAACTAGTAACCGGAAGACTTCCACTTGATACGGAATTTGGAGAGAAGGATTTGGTAAAATGGGTGTGTTCAACGTTGGATAAAAAAGACCAGGTTGATCTAGTAATCGACCCCAAACTCGATTCTTGTTTCAAGGAAGAGATATGTAAAGTCCTTAATCTTGGTTTACTTTGTACTAGTCCGCTTCCTATTAATCGGCCTTCGATGAGACGAGTAGTCAAATTTTTGCAAGAGTTGAGTAGTGAAAGCAGACCAAAGACGGCTAAGAAAGATGGCAAGTTATCGCCATACTACTATGAAGACGTTTCAGATCATGGAAGTGTTGTTTGA